A part of Gossypium hirsutum isolate 1008001.06 chromosome A07, Gossypium_hirsutum_v2.1, whole genome shotgun sequence genomic DNA contains:
- the LOC107926870 gene encoding probable glycosyltransferase At3g07620 isoform X2, which translates to MTCLNKVAMAPPSSDHKRPHTPSSFCFSSLNLVWFLLVPSTVFFLVSTLAPHRPSISPLSSLLQVSFSNNSLQLQGSSIFNGSSIDSSFQLEAETDYFVSNMPFPDAIIEKHTIQLDMSKNNESKPVVDVTLKIVKKNSKLERNEANLARVRSSIKQAALVRNLTSTHQDPDYVPHGPIYRNANAFHRSYLEMEKVFKIYVYKEGEPPIFHNGPCRSIYSSEGRFIHELEKGNFYTTKDPDEALVYFLPFSVVMLVHYLYEPETSNTDAIGRTVVDYIDVISGKYPYWNRSLGADHFMLSCHDWGPRTSSYVPHLFHKSIRVLCNANTSEGFNPSKDASFPEINLLTGEVEGLLGGPSPSHRSILAFFAGRLHGYIRYLLLNEWKDKRDPDVQVFDQLPKGVSYMSKLKNSRFCLCPSGYEVASPRIVEAIYAECVPVLISDSYVPPFSDVLNWKSFSIQVAVKDIPNIKEILMGVSQRQYLRMQRRVKQVQRHFVVNATPKRYDVFHMINHSIWLRRLNIHIRDFHQS; encoded by the exons ATGACTTGTCTCAACAAAGTTGCAATGGCACCTCCTAGTTCTGACCACAAGCGGCCTCACACTCCATCATCTTTCTGCTTTTCTTCATTGAATTTGGTTTGGTTCCTCCTTGTACCTAGTACTGTGTTTTTTCTTGTTTCTACTTTGGCTCCTCATCGACCCTCTATTTCCCCTCTTTCTTCGCTTCTACAAGTGTCATTTTCTAATAATTCCCTCCAACTCCAAGGCTCTTCCATCTTCAATGGATCCTCCATTGATTCTTCTTTCCAGCTGGAAGCTGAAACTGATTATTTTGTCTCTAATATGCCCTTTCCGGATGCAATTATTGAGAAACACACGATTCAACTC GACATGTCGAAGAATAATGAATCTAAACCTGTTGTTGATGTTACGTtgaaaattgtaaagaaaaacaGTAAGTTGGAGAGGAATGAAGCAAATTTGGCAAGAGTTCGGTCATCCATAAAACAAGCTGCTTTAGTTAGGAATTTGACATCGACCCATCAAGACCCTGACTATGTGCCCCATGGTCCAATCTATAGGAATGCCAATGCTTTTCACAG GAGTTACTTGGAGATGGAGAAGGTGTTCAAGATTTATGTGTACAAGGAAGGGGAACCACCAATATTCCATAACGGTCCTTGCAGAAGCATATATTCCTCAGAGGGAAGGTTCATTCACGAACTGGAAAAGGGCAATTTTTATACAACTAAAGACCCTGATGAGGCATTGGTTTATTTCCTTCCCTTCAGTGTTGTCATGCTGGTTCATTACCTCTACGAACCAGAAACCTCTAACACCGATGCCATCGGACGGACTGTTGTAGACTACATCGATGTCATTTCCGGTAAATACCCTTACTGGAATCGAAGCCTCGGAGCCGACCATTTCATGCTCTCCTGCCATGATTGG GGGCCGCGAACATCATCCTATGTTCCACATTTGTTCCATAAATCCATTAGAGTTTTATGTAATGCAAACACGTCTGAAGGATTTAATCCATCTAAAGATGCATCATTCCCAGAAATCAATCTCTTAACAGGTGAAGTGGAAGGTCTCTTAGGAGGCCCTTCTCCATCTCATCGGTCCATTCTCGCCTTTTTTGCAGGCCGTCTCCATGGTTACATCCGGTACCTGCTTCTTAACGAGTGGAAAGACAAGCGGGACCCCGATGTCCAAGTCTTCGACCAACTCCCCAAGGGAGTTTCCTACATGTCCAAGCTGAAGAACAGCAGGTTTTGCCTATGTCCTAGCGGATACGAAGTGGCGAGCCCGAGAATCGTGGAGGCAATCTATGCTGAATGTGTTCCGGTGTTGATTTCAGACAGCTATGTGCCCCCATTCAGTGATGTATTGAATTGGAAATCTTTCTCCATTCAGGTTGCAGTGAAGGACATCCCCAACATAAAAGAGATATTGATGGGTGTTTCTCAAAGGCAATATTTGAGAATGCAAAGGAGAGTGAAACAAGTACAAAGGCATTTTGTGGTGAATGCAACTCCAAAGCGATATGATGTCTTCCACATGATTAACCATTCTATTTGGCTTCGAAGATTAAACATTCACATTCGGGATTTTCATCAGTCTTGA
- the LOC107926870 gene encoding probable glycosyltransferase At5g03795 isoform X1 translates to MTCLNKVAMAPPSSDHKRPHTPSSFCFSSLNLVWFLLVPSTVFFLVSTLAPHRPSISPLSSLLQVSFSNNSLQLQGSSIFNGSSIDSSFQLEAETDYFVSNMPFPDAIIEKHTIQLVRISFYFFFFFFKIFFLEPLSMFAFMKFYTVGSKQDMSKNNESKPVVDVTLKIVKKNSKLERNEANLARVRSSIKQAALVRNLTSTHQDPDYVPHGPIYRNANAFHRSYLEMEKVFKIYVYKEGEPPIFHNGPCRSIYSSEGRFIHELEKGNFYTTKDPDEALVYFLPFSVVMLVHYLYEPETSNTDAIGRTVVDYIDVISGKYPYWNRSLGADHFMLSCHDWGPRTSSYVPHLFHKSIRVLCNANTSEGFNPSKDASFPEINLLTGEVEGLLGGPSPSHRSILAFFAGRLHGYIRYLLLNEWKDKRDPDVQVFDQLPKGVSYMSKLKNSRFCLCPSGYEVASPRIVEAIYAECVPVLISDSYVPPFSDVLNWKSFSIQVAVKDIPNIKEILMGVSQRQYLRMQRRVKQVQRHFVVNATPKRYDVFHMINHSIWLRRLNIHIRDFHQS, encoded by the exons ATGACTTGTCTCAACAAAGTTGCAATGGCACCTCCTAGTTCTGACCACAAGCGGCCTCACACTCCATCATCTTTCTGCTTTTCTTCATTGAATTTGGTTTGGTTCCTCCTTGTACCTAGTACTGTGTTTTTTCTTGTTTCTACTTTGGCTCCTCATCGACCCTCTATTTCCCCTCTTTCTTCGCTTCTACAAGTGTCATTTTCTAATAATTCCCTCCAACTCCAAGGCTCTTCCATCTTCAATGGATCCTCCATTGATTCTTCTTTCCAGCTGGAAGCTGAAACTGATTATTTTGTCTCTAATATGCCCTTTCCGGATGCAATTATTGAGAAACACACGATTCAACTCGTAAGAAtttccttttactttttctttttttttttcaaaattttctttttagaacCCCTTTCTATGTTTGCTTTCATGAAATTCTATACCGTGGGGTCAAAGCAGGACATGTCGAAGAATAATGAATCTAAACCTGTTGTTGATGTTACGTtgaaaattgtaaagaaaaacaGTAAGTTGGAGAGGAATGAAGCAAATTTGGCAAGAGTTCGGTCATCCATAAAACAAGCTGCTTTAGTTAGGAATTTGACATCGACCCATCAAGACCCTGACTATGTGCCCCATGGTCCAATCTATAGGAATGCCAATGCTTTTCACAG GAGTTACTTGGAGATGGAGAAGGTGTTCAAGATTTATGTGTACAAGGAAGGGGAACCACCAATATTCCATAACGGTCCTTGCAGAAGCATATATTCCTCAGAGGGAAGGTTCATTCACGAACTGGAAAAGGGCAATTTTTATACAACTAAAGACCCTGATGAGGCATTGGTTTATTTCCTTCCCTTCAGTGTTGTCATGCTGGTTCATTACCTCTACGAACCAGAAACCTCTAACACCGATGCCATCGGACGGACTGTTGTAGACTACATCGATGTCATTTCCGGTAAATACCCTTACTGGAATCGAAGCCTCGGAGCCGACCATTTCATGCTCTCCTGCCATGATTGG GGGCCGCGAACATCATCCTATGTTCCACATTTGTTCCATAAATCCATTAGAGTTTTATGTAATGCAAACACGTCTGAAGGATTTAATCCATCTAAAGATGCATCATTCCCAGAAATCAATCTCTTAACAGGTGAAGTGGAAGGTCTCTTAGGAGGCCCTTCTCCATCTCATCGGTCCATTCTCGCCTTTTTTGCAGGCCGTCTCCATGGTTACATCCGGTACCTGCTTCTTAACGAGTGGAAAGACAAGCGGGACCCCGATGTCCAAGTCTTCGACCAACTCCCCAAGGGAGTTTCCTACATGTCCAAGCTGAAGAACAGCAGGTTTTGCCTATGTCCTAGCGGATACGAAGTGGCGAGCCCGAGAATCGTGGAGGCAATCTATGCTGAATGTGTTCCGGTGTTGATTTCAGACAGCTATGTGCCCCCATTCAGTGATGTATTGAATTGGAAATCTTTCTCCATTCAGGTTGCAGTGAAGGACATCCCCAACATAAAAGAGATATTGATGGGTGTTTCTCAAAGGCAATATTTGAGAATGCAAAGGAGAGTGAAACAAGTACAAAGGCATTTTGTGGTGAATGCAACTCCAAAGCGATATGATGTCTTCCACATGATTAACCATTCTATTTGGCTTCGAAGATTAAACATTCACATTCGGGATTTTCATCAGTCTTGA